In bacterium, one DNA window encodes the following:
- the aroA gene encoding 3-phosphoshikimate 1-carboxyvinyltransferase, translating to MADILIKPARAIQGTLNVPGDKSISHRALILAAMAEGTSRIHGLSDARDVASTRTCLQALGIKITRARGVFSVAGMGKYGFRPAKKPLDAGNSGSTIRMLAGLLAAQPFTTTITGDESLRRRPMRRIIEPLEQMGAHIESDSYKAPLVIKGGPLRSIDYASTIASAQVKSCILLAGLYANGTTRITEPSPSRDHTERMLGAFGVTARFSQAGAGVQGPATLHACDLEVPGDLSSAAFFLVAAALLQDSEVTVKQVSVNPTRMGICDALSSMGAMIRMTPAILVQGEPRADLTARSSRLHAASLGGSMIPRILDEIPILAVAATQAQGVTVVRDAGELRLKESDRLTAVARNLLAMGANVRETRDGLIINGPTPLHGAEIDSFDDHRIAMAFAIAGLIASGETVIRNSECVQISFPGFFELLDQLRQD from the coding sequence ATGGCAGATATCCTGATCAAACCGGCACGCGCCATCCAGGGCACCCTGAATGTGCCCGGCGATAAATCGATCTCCCACCGCGCCCTGATCCTCGCCGCCATGGCGGAGGGTACCAGCAGGATCCATGGCCTCTCCGATGCGCGCGATGTGGCCAGCACCCGCACCTGCCTCCAGGCGCTCGGCATCAAGATCACCCGGGCAAGGGGTGTCTTTTCGGTCGCCGGTATGGGTAAGTACGGTTTCCGACCGGCCAAAAAGCCGCTGGATGCGGGCAATTCGGGCAGCACGATCCGCATGCTCGCAGGCCTCCTCGCCGCCCAGCCCTTCACGACCACCATCACTGGAGACGAATCTCTGCGCCGCCGCCCGATGCGCCGGATCATCGAGCCCCTCGAACAGATGGGCGCACACATCGAGAGCGACAGCTACAAGGCCCCCCTGGTGATCAAAGGGGGACCGCTCCGCTCCATCGATTACGCTTCGACCATCGCCAGCGCGCAGGTCAAATCCTGCATTCTGCTGGCCGGCCTTTATGCCAATGGCACTACCCGCATCACCGAGCCGAGCCCTTCGCGCGATCATACCGAGCGCATGCTGGGCGCCTTCGGCGTCACCGCCCGTTTCAGCCAGGCGGGCGCGGGAGTTCAGGGCCCCGCAACGCTGCATGCCTGCGATCTGGAGGTGCCGGGCGACCTCTCTTCGGCGGCCTTTTTCCTGGTTGCCGCGGCCTTGCTCCAGGATTCGGAGGTGACTGTAAAACAGGTGAGCGTCAATCCGACGCGTATGGGTATCTGCGATGCGCTCTCGTCCATGGGGGCGATGATCCGGATGACGCCCGCGATATTGGTGCAGGGTGAACCGCGCGCCGATTTGACCGCCCGCAGCAGCCGGCTGCACGCGGCCAGCCTGGGCGGTTCGATGATTCCCCGCATCCTCGACGAGATCCCCATTCTCGCGGTGGCCGCAACCCAGGCCCAGGGCGTCACTGTGGTCCGCGACGCCGGCGAGCTGCGCCTCAAGGAGTCCGACCGCCTGACCGCCGTGGCCCGCAACCTGCTCGCCATGGGAGCGAACGTCCGTGAAACCCGCGACGGCCTGATCATCAACGGGCCGACGCCCCTGCACGGGGCGGAAATCGATAGCTTTGATGACCACCGCATCGCCATGGCCTTCGCCATCGCCGGTCTGATCGCCAGCGGCGAGACGGTCATTAGAAACAGCGAGTGCGTGCAGATCTCTTTTCCCGGCTTCTTCGAACTGCTCGACCAACTGCGTCAGGATTGA
- a CDS encoding prephenate dehydrogenase: MEGPHSFKNVVVIGMGLIGGSLALALKRKGFQGTLTGVDQPEVLALARQRQAIDQGFTPMQIAEALARADLVFLCTPIAGILSYLQTIGPYIQPGTLITDVGSTKRKIVETAAFHLPSQCDFIGGHPMAGSEFKGMEAADAFLFENTTWVLTPAKPMQEERRKAIGELVERTGALVLLISPYLHDEIAAAVSHLPQMAAIALMSLAARRQSESSHFLKMAAGGFRDMTRIASSPFSIWEDILATNDDMIMEYIDAYIEELKCVRTALEHKEMRAIFDQSARNRLSIPRDTRGFFRPHFDILVAVQDRPGMLAAIADTLCEKNINIKDIEILKIRENEGGTMRLAFASESDRQTALELLQSRGLECRKRD, translated from the coding sequence ATGGAAGGACCCCACAGCTTCAAAAATGTGGTCGTTATCGGCATGGGTCTGATCGGCGGCTCGCTGGCCCTGGCGCTGAAACGCAAGGGCTTTCAGGGCACGCTCACCGGGGTGGACCAGCCCGAGGTCCTCGCCCTGGCCCGGCAACGGCAGGCGATCGATCAGGGTTTCACACCCATGCAGATCGCTGAAGCCCTGGCCCGGGCAGACTTGGTCTTCCTCTGTACGCCGATCGCCGGGATCCTCAGCTATCTGCAGACCATCGGCCCCTACATCCAGCCCGGGACCTTGATCACCGATGTTGGCAGCACCAAACGCAAGATCGTCGAAACCGCCGCCTTTCATCTTCCCTCGCAATGCGATTTCATCGGCGGCCACCCCATGGCTGGCTCCGAGTTCAAGGGGATGGAAGCAGCGGATGCCTTTCTCTTCGAAAACACCACCTGGGTGCTGACTCCAGCCAAGCCGATGCAGGAAGAACGCCGCAAGGCCATCGGCGAACTGGTGGAGAGGACCGGCGCTCTGGTCCTGCTGATCTCGCCCTATCTCCACGACGAGATTGCCGCCGCCGTAAGCCACTTGCCGCAGATGGCGGCAATCGCCCTGATGAGCCTCGCCGCCCGGCGCCAGAGCGAAAGCAGCCATTTCCTCAAAATGGCCGCCGGAGGCTTCCGCGATATGACACGGATCGCCTCCAGCCCTTTCAGCATCTGGGAGGATATCCTTGCCACCAACGACGATATGATCATGGAATATATCGATGCCTATATCGAGGAGCTCAAGTGCGTCCGGACGGCGCTGGAGCACAAGGAGATGCGAGCCATTTTCGACCAGTCGGCGCGCAACCGCCTCTCGATTCCGCGCGATACCCGCGGTTTTTTCCGGCCGCATTTCGACATCCTGGTGGCGGTACAGGACCGGCCGGGCATGCTGGCGGCTATTGCAGACACCCTGTGCGAGAAGAACATCAACATTAAGGATATCGAGATCCTGAAGATCAGGGAGAACGAAGGCGGGACCATGCGCCTGGCCTTTGCCTCGGAATCCGACCGTCAAACGGCTCTGGAGCTGCTCCAATCCCGTGGTCTTGAATGCAGAAAGAGGGACTAA
- the aroF gene encoding 3-deoxy-7-phosphoheptulonate synthase, with the protein MVIVMKDSATEGMVHAVWEKLEKQGFQVHQVVGVNQTILGGIGDIRDVDIREYEVMEGVQEVLRITEPYKLASRTFHPDNTIVEVREASFGGEIVTVCAGPCSVESEEQLYTIAREVKKCGAKVLRAGAFKPRTSPYAFQGLGEKGLQLMQQVGEELEIATVSEIMEIAQLDMMLKYIDIIQVGARNMQNYSLLRELGHIRKPILLKRGLSATIEELLMAAEYIMSGGNYDVILCERGIRTFETYTRNTMDISAIPVTQKHSHLPIIADPSHGTGRRDKVAPMARAAVAAGANGLIIEVHHDPDHALSDGAQSIYPNQFHRLMEELRMIAWAIGKRI; encoded by the coding sequence TTGGTTATTGTCATGAAAGACAGCGCCACTGAGGGGATGGTGCATGCCGTATGGGAAAAGCTTGAGAAGCAAGGCTTTCAGGTTCATCAGGTGGTCGGAGTCAACCAGACTATCCTGGGGGGGATCGGCGATATTCGCGATGTGGACATCCGCGAATACGAGGTCATGGAGGGCGTCCAAGAGGTCCTGCGGATCACGGAGCCCTACAAGCTGGCAAGCCGGACCTTTCATCCTGATAACACCATCGTCGAAGTGCGGGAGGCTTCTTTTGGCGGCGAGATCGTGACGGTCTGCGCCGGTCCCTGCTCGGTGGAGAGCGAGGAGCAGCTGTATACCATCGCCCGCGAGGTTAAAAAATGCGGCGCCAAGGTGCTGCGCGCCGGTGCCTTCAAACCACGCACCTCGCCCTATGCCTTTCAGGGGCTGGGTGAAAAAGGCTTGCAGCTGATGCAGCAGGTGGGGGAGGAACTGGAAATCGCGACGGTCTCTGAAATCATGGAGATCGCCCAACTGGATATGATGCTCAAATATATCGACATCATCCAGGTTGGTGCGCGCAACATGCAAAATTACTCCCTGCTGCGGGAGCTCGGGCACATCCGCAAGCCGATCCTGCTAAAGCGCGGCCTCTCCGCCACCATCGAGGAATTACTGATGGCGGCCGAGTACATCATGTCCGGCGGCAATTATGATGTGATCCTGTGCGAGCGCGGCATCCGCACCTTTGAAACCTACACACGCAATACCATGGACATTTCGGCCATCCCGGTCACACAGAAGCACAGCCATCTGCCCATCATCGCCGACCCGAGCCATGGCACCGGCCGCCGCGACAAGGTGGCGCCGATGGCGCGCGCTGCCGTAGCCGCCGGCGCCAACGGCCTCATCATCGAGGTCCATCATGACCCCGATCACGCCCTGTCCGACGGGGCACAATCCATCTATCCCAACCAATTCCATCGCCTGATGGAAGAACTGCGCATGATCGCCTGGGCCATCGGAAAACGCATCTAA
- a CDS encoding chorismate mutase — protein MDLSSLRQEIDRIDEQIVDLLNERATLAQEIGTLKGSTGLSLRDKRREDEVLYHVQSFNQGPLSSEEIIAIFERIIQSCRDLQRLA, from the coding sequence ATGGACCTTTCATCCCTCCGGCAGGAGATTGACCGCATCGACGAGCAAATTGTCGATCTTCTCAACGAACGCGCCACCCTGGCTCAGGAGATCGGCACACTGAAGGGTAGCACCGGACTGTCGCTCCGCGACAAACGGCGTGAAGATGAGGTTCTTTATCACGTCCAGAGCTTTAATCAGGGTCCGCTTTCCAGTGAGGAGATCATCGCGATCTTTGAACGGATCATCCAGTCCTGCCGGGATTTGCAGCGCCTGGCTTAA
- the queD gene encoding 6-carboxytetrahydropterin synthase QueD, whose product MYRLVARAQFSAAHRLHYYPGACERIHGHNWKVKATVAGSELDQLGMVIDLMVFKTILDECLDAFDHRMINDIAPFDTMNPTSENLARYIFEWMKKNLPAKSRMVEVEVAENDDFSVSYSEDDK is encoded by the coding sequence ATGTATCGTCTGGTTGCACGGGCGCAGTTCTCCGCTGCCCATCGACTCCATTATTACCCCGGCGCCTGTGAGCGCATACATGGCCATAACTGGAAGGTCAAGGCCACGGTCGCCGGTTCGGAACTGGATCAGCTTGGGATGGTGATCGACTTGATGGTCTTCAAGACCATCCTCGACGAGTGCCTTGATGCCTTCGATCATCGCATGATCAACGACATCGCCCCCTTTGATACCATGAATCCGACCTCCGAAAACCTCGCCCGCTATATTTTTGAATGGATGAAGAAAAACCTCCCGGCCAAGTCCAGGATGGTTGAGGTGGAGGTGGCCGAAAATGACGATTTCTCCGTCAGCTACAGTGAAGATGACAAATAA
- a CDS encoding DegT/DnrJ/EryC1/StrS family aminotransferase — MALAINGGTPVRTKPFPVWPVWGDEEIEGLTRVIKSGKWGRLAGKESETFEKLFAEAHAAKHGIALNSGTTALRVAMMAADVDAGDEIIVPAYTFIATASAAVEAGAIPIFVDIDRDTYNIDPALVEAAITPRTKAIMPVHFAGRPADMDAIMQIAAKHNLVVIEDAAQAWGSAWNGRPVGAIGAAGCFSFQSSKNINCGEGGIILTNDDVVAKFARSHHNCGRSDDGLWYEHFYFGGNYRITEFQSAVLLAQMGRYEELKAIRRANLDLLNELLGGIAGISPLPMQKEVTSHSCHLYIFRYDKTAFAGKSKSAFINAMRKEGIPTSPGYSLPLYKQPVFMNKSFGPRGKKVDLPVDYTGNYCPESEKACYEEGIWFTQSILLGTEEDMDDIATAIGKVQQHATEMPD, encoded by the coding sequence ATGGCTTTGGCAATCAATGGCGGGACGCCGGTCCGCACCAAGCCCTTTCCGGTATGGCCCGTCTGGGGTGATGAAGAGATTGAGGGATTGACGCGGGTTATCAAGAGCGGCAAATGGGGCCGCCTGGCAGGCAAGGAGAGCGAGACCTTTGAGAAACTGTTCGCCGAGGCCCACGCCGCCAAGCACGGGATCGCCCTGAACAGCGGCACAACCGCGCTGCGGGTGGCGATGATGGCTGCCGATGTCGATGCCGGCGACGAGATCATCGTACCGGCCTATACCTTCATCGCCACCGCGAGCGCGGCGGTGGAGGCCGGGGCCATTCCCATCTTTGTCGATATCGACCGCGATACCTATAATATTGATCCCGCGCTGGTCGAGGCCGCCATCACGCCGCGCACCAAAGCCATCATGCCGGTGCATTTCGCCGGACGCCCCGCCGACATGGACGCGATCATGCAAATCGCCGCCAAACATAACCTGGTGGTCATCGAGGACGCCGCCCAGGCCTGGGGCTCCGCCTGGAACGGCCGTCCGGTAGGGGCCATCGGCGCCGCAGGCTGCTTCTCCTTCCAGTCCTCCAAAAATATCAACTGCGGCGAGGGCGGCATCATCCTCACCAACGACGATGTGGTCGCCAAATTTGCCCGCTCGCATCACAACTGCGGCCGCAGCGACGACGGCCTCTGGTATGAGCACTTTTATTTTGGCGGCAACTACCGGATCACCGAATTCCAGTCCGCTGTACTTCTCGCCCAAATGGGCCGTTATGAGGAACTCAAAGCCATCCGCCGCGCCAACCTGGACCTGCTCAACGAACTGCTCGGCGGGATCGCGGGCATCTCGCCCCTGCCGATGCAAAAAGAGGTGACCAGTCATTCCTGCCATCTCTATATCTTCCGCTACGACAAGACCGCCTTTGCCGGCAAATCCAAGAGCGCGTTCATCAATGCCATGCGCAAGGAAGGCATCCCCACCAGCCCCGGTTATTCGCTGCCGCTATACAAACAGCCGGTGTTCATGAACAAAAGCTTCGGCCCGCGCGGCAAGAAGGTCGATCTGCCCGTCGATTATACCGGAAATTATTGTCCGGAGAGTGAAAAGGCCTGCTATGAGGAGGGCATCTGGTTCACGCAGAGCATTCTCCTCGGCACCGAAGAGGATATGGACGATATCGCCACAGCCATCGGCAAGGTGCAGCAGCATGCCACGGAGATGCCGGATTAG
- a CDS encoding HAD-IA family hydrolase, translating to MNPTVRIRVVFFDLGGVLVHVHYHRLIDALAQEMGISASAMPPHLEALEPEVRLFDIGAIDGPEFHRRLIRRLRIDLDWPRFQALYTGIFSLQEEVAALAGELRGAARLSIISNTDPLHYGRILGDYPVIGTFERPVLSFRARAVKPDPAIFRYALAELEVKPEAALLIDDLAANTAAAQALGMQAIQFQDAQRLRKQLTPIFPRLLD from the coding sequence TTGAATCCCACGGTCCGGATCCGGGTCGTCTTTTTTGATCTCGGTGGTGTCTTGGTCCATGTCCATTACCACCGGTTGATCGACGCCCTGGCGCAGGAGATGGGGATCAGTGCATCGGCGATGCCGCCGCACCTCGAGGCGCTGGAGCCTGAGGTGCGCCTCTTCGACATCGGGGCGATCGACGGGCCGGAATTCCATCGCCGCTTGATCCGCCGTTTGCGCATCGATCTCGACTGGCCGCGCTTCCAGGCGCTTTATACCGGTATTTTTTCCCTGCAAGAGGAGGTGGCGGCGCTCGCTGGAGAGCTCCGCGGCGCGGCGCGCCTCTCCATCATCAGCAATACCGATCCCCTACATTACGGCCGGATCCTCGGCGACTATCCAGTCATCGGCACCTTTGAGCGGCCGGTGCTCTCCTTTCGCGCTCGCGCCGTCAAACCCGACCCGGCCATTTTCCGGTATGCCCTGGCTGAGCTGGAAGTCAAACCGGAAGCGGCCCTCCTCATCGACGATCTGGCCGCTAACACCGCAGCAGCGCAGGCGTTGGGGATGCAGGCGATCCAGTTTCAGGATGCACAGCGGCTTCGGAAGCAGCTGACGCCCATTTTCCCGCGGCTTTTGGATTAG
- a CDS encoding corrinoid protein has protein sequence MSIIEQLAENVIAGNAAKVEEYTQSALAEGLAPEEILNKGLIAAMDVVGDKFRNNEFYVPEMLIAARAMKAGIKLLRPRLIETGIKPIGRFVIGTVKGDLHDIGKNLVSMMMEGAGFEVIDLGVDVSADKFIAAVKEYQPHIVGLSALLTTTMLNMKETITAMQATGVRDQVKVVIGGAPVTRQYADEIRADGFATDAASAVDLAKGLLPA, from the coding sequence ATGTCGATTATCGAGCAGCTGGCTGAAAATGTGATTGCTGGGAATGCGGCTAAAGTGGAAGAATACACCCAGAGTGCCCTGGCTGAGGGCCTGGCCCCGGAGGAGATTCTCAACAAGGGCCTGATCGCAGCCATGGACGTTGTCGGTGACAAATTCCGCAATAACGAATTTTATGTGCCCGAAATGCTGATCGCAGCGCGGGCCATGAAGGCTGGCATCAAGCTGCTCCGGCCCCGGCTGATAGAAACGGGGATCAAGCCGATCGGTCGTTTTGTGATCGGAACGGTCAAGGGCGATCTCCACGATATCGGCAAGAATCTGGTTTCGATGATGATGGAGGGGGCGGGTTTTGAGGTTATTGATCTTGGCGTCGACGTTTCGGCGGACAAATTCATCGCTGCGGTCAAGGAGTATCAGCCCCACATCGTCGGGCTCTCTGCCCTGCTGACCACCACGATGCTCAACATGAAGGAGACGATCACGGCGATGCAGGCAACCGGCGTCCGCGACCAGGTCAAGGTGGTCATCGGCGGTGCGCCCGTGACCCGGCAGTATGCCGACGAGATCCGCGCCGATGGTTTTGCGACCGACGCCGCCAGCGCCGTCGATCTGGCCAAGGGTCTTTTGCCTGCGTGA
- a CDS encoding Crp/Fnr family transcriptional regulator, which produces MAEERVIRLLKRVPLFAKMSDLDVEQVADRCLRKDCHKEQVILVEEEVGQTLFIILRGTVKITRQSDEGREVIITMLKAGDFFGELSILDGKGRSASVIAMEESELLTLRRTDFLHLLERFPSIGLEMLRVLADRIRKADMMIENLTLQDAVGRVGSTLIHVAEQTGYMRGPSMIIAKLPVQQDLANMAGTARETISRVMAVFESKKLIERDGHRVIISDFERFKREYWS; this is translated from the coding sequence ATGGCAGAGGAAAGAGTCATCCGGCTGCTCAAACGGGTGCCGCTGTTTGCTAAGATGAGTGATCTGGATGTGGAACAGGTGGCGGACCGCTGTCTGCGCAAGGATTGCCACAAGGAGCAGGTGATCCTCGTGGAGGAGGAAGTCGGTCAAACCCTCTTCATCATCCTGCGCGGCACCGTCAAGATCACCCGGCAAAGCGATGAAGGGCGCGAGGTCATCATCACCATGCTCAAGGCGGGCGATTTCTTCGGCGAACTCTCCATTCTCGACGGCAAGGGGCGCTCCGCCTCGGTGATCGCCATGGAAGAATCCGAGCTGCTCACCCTGCGCCGCACTGATTTTCTGCATCTGCTCGAGCGCTTTCCCTCGATTGGCCTGGAGATGCTTCGCGTGCTGGCGGACCGCATCCGTAAGGCGGACATGATGATCGAAAATCTCACCCTGCAGGATGCCGTGGGCCGGGTAGGTTCTACACTCATCCATGTCGCCGAACAGACCGGCTACATGCGCGGCCCCAGCATGATCATCGCCAAACTGCCGGTCCAGCAGGATCTGGCCAATATGGCGGGCACCGCCCGCGAAACGATTTCACGGGTGATGGCCGTCTTTGAGAGCAAAAAATTGATTGAACGGGATGGTCATCGCGTCATCATCAGCGATTTCGAACGCTTTAAACGGGAATACTGGTCCTGA
- a CDS encoding glycosyltransferase family 4 protein: MADKKWHIAQICSSRSWGGLEMHVALLSNWLVEAGNAVEVWCAPGSPLEAEARRLGLHTVPFAPLGYLDLVAVLRLYRQLKQRGIELIHAHYARDLWIIAPVVRFIWRWPLVFIKHIGTARPKRDPLHRWIYGGVDEIIAISRVIAANILATHPVGPGRVNVLHHGVDARLFYFDQDARRRVRAEWGVGEKELLIGTIGRLQPGKGHLEFLEMAASLRTRHPLARFVIVGEPTRGEESRAEEILARRRSLGLEEAVLMPGFRSDIPAVLSAMDIFAFPSRAEAFGLVLIEAMAVARPVISTRCDGVLDIIEEEENGLLFNPMDISGLTRQAERLIADPVLRARLGRRALATVQEKFTREAMLNQLYAIYARAAARRGF, from the coding sequence ATGGCGGATAAGAAATGGCATATCGCTCAGATCTGTTCCTCACGCTCCTGGGGTGGATTGGAGATGCATGTGGCGCTCCTCTCCAACTGGCTGGTGGAGGCAGGAAACGCAGTGGAGGTCTGGTGTGCCCCTGGTTCGCCGCTTGAGGCTGAAGCACGCCGCCTTGGATTGCACACGGTACCTTTCGCGCCACTCGGCTATCTGGACCTGGTTGCGGTCCTGCGTCTCTACCGGCAGCTGAAGCAACGGGGTATTGAGCTGATCCACGCCCATTATGCGCGCGATCTTTGGATCATTGCGCCGGTTGTCCGTTTCATCTGGCGTTGGCCGCTGGTTTTCATCAAGCATATCGGCACTGCCCGTCCCAAACGCGATCCCCTGCACCGCTGGATTTATGGCGGTGTCGACGAGATCATTGCGATCTCCCGGGTCATTGCGGCGAATATCCTCGCCACCCATCCGGTCGGACCGGGCCGCGTCAACGTCCTGCATCATGGCGTGGATGCCCGGCTCTTCTACTTCGACCAGGATGCGCGCCGCCGCGTGCGGGCAGAGTGGGGGGTGGGGGAAAAGGAGCTGCTGATCGGAACCATCGGCCGGCTGCAGCCCGGCAAGGGCCATCTCGAGTTCCTGGAGATGGCTGCGTCGCTGCGTACCCGCCATCCCCTGGCGCGTTTCGTCATCGTCGGCGAACCGACCCGCGGCGAAGAATCGCGCGCAGAGGAGATCCTGGCACGACGCCGCAGCCTCGGTCTGGAAGAGGCAGTCCTGATGCCCGGCTTTCGCAGCGATATTCCGGCTGTGCTCTCTGCCATGGATATTTTCGCCTTTCCCTCACGAGCGGAAGCCTTCGGCCTGGTGCTGATCGAGGCGATGGCCGTCGCCAGGCCCGTCATTTCTACCCGCTGTGATGGTGTGCTGGATATCATCGAGGAGGAGGAGAACGGCCTACTCTTCAATCCCATGGATATCAGCGGACTGACCCGCCAGGCCGAACGGTTGATTGCCGATCCCGTTCTTCGCGCTAGGCTGGGCCGCCGTGCGCTGGCGACCGTTCAGGAAAAATTCACCCGCGAAGCCATGCTCAATCAGCTTTATGCAATCTATGCCCGCGCGGCTGCGCGGCGCGGTTTCTGA
- the nadD gene encoding nicotinate (nicotinamide) nucleotide adenylyltransferase gives MKLALFGGSFNPIHIAHLIIAERVVDALQVDRLLFMPCSIPALKSGEQMAEVAHRLNMVRRAIAGNPRFRVSELELRRGGKSYTVETLRVLKKKYRLEREDLFLVIGGDNLADFVQWRDPEEISRLCRVAVADRPESDYTGRIPPYLTDVVRIDTPLMAVSSTDIRKRLREGRSIRYLVPSTVERYIRLQQLYLG, from the coding sequence TTGAAACTGGCACTCTTCGGCGGATCGTTCAATCCGATCCATATCGCCCACCTGATCATCGCCGAGCGGGTGGTGGATGCCCTGCAGGTGGACCGGCTGCTCTTCATGCCCTGTTCGATCCCGGCGTTGAAATCGGGCGAGCAGATGGCCGAAGTGGCCCACCGGCTGAACATGGTCCGGCGGGCGATTGCCGGAAATCCGCGGTTCCGGGTCAGCGAGCTGGAGCTGCGCCGCGGGGGCAAATCCTATACGGTCGAGACCCTGCGCGTTCTGAAAAAAAAGTACCGGCTTGAACGGGAGGACCTGTTTCTGGTCATTGGCGGCGACAATCTGGCTGATTTTGTGCAATGGCGCGACCCTGAGGAAATCAGCCGGCTTTGCCGGGTGGCGGTCGCGGATCGGCCGGAAAGTGACTACACCGGCCGGATCCCCCCATATCTCACAGACGTGGTCCGGATTGACACGCCGTTGATGGCGGTCTCCTCCACCGATATCCGCAAACGGTTGCGCGAAGGCCGCTCCATCCGGTATCTCGTCCCATCAACGGTCGAGCGCTACATCCGCCTGCAGCAGCTATACCTCGGTTGA
- the bamD gene encoding outer membrane protein assembly factor BamD: MNSATRLSIITLLALGVYALSGCSGAKLRANMTLEERMAAAMQLYQKKDYYEAKNQFRIITLSYSNSNLADKAQFYLGECHYGMKEYILAGSEYERLLKVYPNSEWVDDAKFKLGMSYFKLSPKYSLDQEYTNKAIREFQEFLEEYHRSDLIKQVQEKLDECRNKLAQKVYAAAEQYYKLKYYEAAIVYFNIILDQHYDSRFSPMAQYYLGECYRHIGKTGEALEAYQRLVDKYPDHPLVKKAKQRIPEVQAMAKAMAGAAEKP, from the coding sequence ATGAACTCTGCCACACGACTGTCCATCATCACCCTCCTCGCCCTCGGCGTCTATGCTCTCTCCGGATGCAGCGGCGCCAAGCTGCGTGCCAACATGACGCTCGAGGAACGGATGGCCGCTGCCATGCAGCTCTATCAGAAAAAGGATTATTACGAGGCCAAGAACCAGTTCAGGATCATCACCCTGAGCTATAGCAACAGCAACCTCGCGGACAAGGCCCAGTTTTACCTGGGTGAGTGCCATTACGGGATGAAGGAATACATCCTTGCGGGGAGCGAATACGAAAGGCTGCTCAAGGTGTATCCCAACTCGGAGTGGGTGGATGATGCCAAATTCAAGCTTGGCATGAGTTATTTCAAACTCTCCCCCAAGTACTCACTCGATCAGGAATATACCAACAAGGCCATCCGGGAATTCCAGGAGTTTCTCGAGGAATACCATCGCAGCGATCTGATCAAGCAGGTGCAGGAAAAACTGGACGAATGCCGCAACAAGCTGGCACAAAAGGTCTATGCCGCGGCGGAACAGTACTACAAGCTCAAATATTACGAAGCAGCGATCGTCTATTTTAATATCATTTTAGACCAGCATTATGATTCTCGCTTCAGCCCCATGGCGCAATATTATCTCGGCGAATGCTATCGCCATATCGGGAAAACCGGCGAGGCGCTGGAGGCCTATCAGCGTCTGGTGGACAAGTATCCGGACCACCCCCTGGTGAAGAAGGCCAAACAGCGGATTCCCGAAGTCCAGGCCATGGCCAAAGCCATGGCGGGTGCTGCAGAAAAACCCTGA